In a single window of the Dreissena polymorpha isolate Duluth1 chromosome 3, UMN_Dpol_1.0, whole genome shotgun sequence genome:
- the LOC127871144 gene encoding uncharacterized protein LOC127871144 has protein sequence MRFSKKRAGKQEDLERLILSHQKVCDFLRDSSNAFDASLCDWMYESDEDIYDYIKGQIPPGYSPGVEEVNPEDDVQIVKWTQKENEAVYEWTRNKDIEKPPHQRALHSVHSSPSCIVPTVPVRKQPPSEDPGFGTSPHPSRRDRIQDWEWYRDELTDEKAKRELEHKPPGTFLVRKTAPKTAEPDGSLHVFTLEFVIEHSRTKKLMIMKTGDVYHFKEFRQQGQETQTFKTVSDLVAKVLAIGLEIKDPRTNLWTTFQVKPVWLRQ, from the exons ATGAGATTTTCTAAAAAAAGAG CTGGAAAACAGGAAGATTTAGAAAGACTTATCCTAAGCCACCAAAAGGTTTGCGATTTTCTGCGTGATTCGTCAAATGCCTTCGACGCGTCGCTTTGTGACTGGATGTACGAAAGCGACGAAGACATATATGATTACATCAAGGGGCAAA TACCACCAGGTTATTCTCCTGGAGTAGAAGAAGTGAATCCTGAAGACGACGTTCAAATTGTTAAGTGGACGCAAAAGGAAAATGAAGCCGTGTATGAGTGGACAAGGAACAAAGACATCGAGAAACCGCCGCACCAGCGAG CTTTACACAGTGTCCATTCTTCTCCTTCTTGCATTGTCCCCACTGTCCCCGTACGTAAACAACCGCCCTCTGAGGATCCTGGCTTTGGAACATCTCCACACCCGTCCAGACGAGACC GCATTCAAGATTGGGAATGGTATCGAGATGAGCTTACCGATGAAAAAGCCAAAAGGGAACTCGAACATAAACCG CCAGGAACATTCCTTGTGAGAAAGACTGCACCAAAAACTGCTGAGCCGGATGGATCGCTGCATGTGTTCACACTGGAGTTTGTGATCGAACACAGCCGAACCAAAAAACTCATGATAATGAAAACTGGGGACGTGTATCATTTCAAGGAATTCAGGCAGCAGGGACAAGAGACCCAG ACATTCAAAACCGTATCTGACCTCGTGGCCAAAGTTCTTGCCATTGGATTGGAAATCAAAGACCCCAGAACAAATTTATGGACTACATTTCAAGTAAAACCGGTTTGGCTCAGACAATGA